A single window of Polaribacter sp. SA4-10 DNA harbors:
- the kdsB gene encoding 3-deoxy-manno-octulosonate cytidylyltransferase: protein MKIIAMIPARYSASRFPGKLMKDLGGKSVILRTYEAALHTNLFDEVYVVTDSDAIFKNISEAGGKVVMSTKEHECGSDRIAEAVENIDADIVINVQGDEPFIDEVSLSKLIDVFKKDVKKEIDLASLKVQITNKEDIENPNNVKVITDINNLAIYFSRSVIPFYRDKDVAVKYFKHKGVYAFRKQALIDFYHTPITPLEAAEKIEAIRYQEIGKKIKMVETDVEAVGIDTPEDLEKAKQFLKL from the coding sequence ATGAAAATAATAGCTATGATTCCTGCACGTTACAGTGCTTCTCGTTTCCCTGGAAAGTTGATGAAAGATTTAGGCGGAAAATCAGTTATATTAAGGACTTATGAAGCTGCTTTACATACTAATTTATTTGATGAAGTTTATGTAGTTACAGATTCTGATGCGATTTTTAAAAATATTTCTGAAGCTGGAGGAAAAGTAGTAATGAGTACGAAAGAGCACGAATGTGGTTCTGATAGAATTGCAGAAGCTGTAGAAAATATTGATGCAGATATTGTAATTAATGTACAAGGAGATGAACCTTTTATCGATGAAGTTTCTTTATCAAAATTAATAGATGTTTTTAAAAAAGATGTTAAAAAAGAAATAGATTTAGCATCTTTAAAAGTTCAGATTACCAATAAAGAAGATATAGAAAACCCAAATAATGTTAAGGTAATTACTGATATAAATAATTTGGCAATTTATTTTTCTAGAAGCGTAATTCCTTTTTATAGAGATAAAGATGTAGCTGTTAAATATTTTAAACATAAAGGAGTTTATGCCTTTAGAAAGCAAGCATTAATAGATTTTTATCATACACCTATAACGCCTCTAGAAGCTGCAGAAAAAATTGAAGCGATTCGATATCAGGAAATTGGAAAAAAAATTAAAATGGTAGAAACTGATGTTGAAGCTGTTGGAATTGATACTCCTGAAGATTTAGAAAAAGCAAAACAATTTTTAAAACTTTAA
- the idi gene encoding isopentenyl-diphosphate Delta-isomerase — MEEQVILVDENDNQLGLMPKMEAHEKAVLHRAFSVFIFNKKGELMLQQRAADKYHSPLLWTNTCCSHQRDGESNIEAGKRRLFEEMGFVTEMKEVFSFIYKAPFDNGLTEHELDHVMIGYYDEAPIINKEEAASYEWMTLEDVKKDIENSPEIYTEWFKIIFKESYQKILDV; from the coding sequence ATGGAAGAACAAGTAATTTTGGTAGATGAAAATGATAATCAATTAGGTTTGATGCCAAAAATGGAAGCGCATGAAAAAGCAGTTTTACACAGAGCTTTTTCAGTATTTATTTTTAATAAAAAAGGAGAGTTAATGCTGCAGCAAAGAGCCGCAGACAAATATCATTCGCCATTATTATGGACAAACACTTGCTGTTCTCATCAACGAGATGGAGAAAGTAATATTGAAGCTGGCAAGAGAAGGTTGTTTGAAGAAATGGGTTTTGTGACAGAGATGAAAGAAGTTTTTTCATTTATTTATAAAGCACCTTTTGATAACGGCTTAACAGAACACGAGTTAGATCATGTTATGATTGGTTATTATGATGAGGCTCCAATTATTAATAAAGAGGAAGCAGCATCTTATGAATGGATGACTTTAGAGGATGTGAAAAAAGACATTGAAAATAGCCCTGAAATTTATACAGAATGGTTTAAAATTATCTTTAAGGAATCGTATCAAAAAATTTTAGATGTCTAG
- a CDS encoding 6-carboxytetrahydropterin synthase: MSRVTVNRKAHFNAAHRLFRKEWSDDKNLEVFGKCSNPNYHGHNYELTVSLTGEIDGETGFVFDLGVLRKIINTEIEEYLDHKNLNVEVPEFKDLNPTAENISVVIYNKLRVRIPEKLDLKVILYETPRNFVSYCGE, encoded by the coding sequence ATGTCTAGAGTTACCGTTAATAGAAAAGCACATTTTAATGCTGCACATAGATTATTCAGAAAAGAATGGTCTGATGATAAAAACCTAGAAGTTTTTGGTAAATGTAGTAACCCTAATTATCATGGGCATAACTATGAATTAACAGTTTCTTTAACAGGAGAAATTGATGGAGAAACAGGTTTTGTGTTTGATTTAGGCGTGCTAAGAAAAATTATAAATACAGAAATTGAGGAATATTTAGATCATAAAAATTTAAATGTTGAAGTGCCAGAATTTAAAGATTTAAATCCTACTGCAGAAAATATTTCTGTGGTGATTTATAATAAATTGAGAGTAAGAATTCCAGAAAAATTAGATTTAAAAGTTATATTGTATGAGACTCCAAGAAATTTTGTGAGTTACTGTGGTGAATAA
- a CDS encoding sensor of ECF-type sigma factor, whose protein sequence is MKKRTYILILAFFSFSISTFSQINKESKEKLRALKISHITEQLELSEKEAEKFWPIYNAYNHKLYDLRMTDKFDIKKQIESSGGIDNISNKEAKIITDKILDIDKQMYTAKVALFSKLSKIISYKKIIKLQKAERDFHRKLLKKYKERRNRNK, encoded by the coding sequence ATGAAAAAAAGAACATACATACTTATCCTTGCTTTTTTTAGCTTTAGTATTTCTACATTTTCTCAGATAAATAAAGAAAGTAAAGAAAAATTAAGAGCTTTAAAAATTTCTCATATTACAGAGCAATTAGAATTATCTGAAAAAGAAGCAGAAAAATTTTGGCCAATTTATAATGCTTATAATCATAAATTGTATGATTTAAGAATGACTGATAAATTTGATATTAAAAAACAAATAGAAAGTTCTGGAGGCATTGACAATATTAGTAATAAAGAAGCTAAAATAATTACTGATAAAATATTAGACATTGATAAACAAATGTATACAGCTAAAGTAGCGCTTTTTTCTAAGTTGAGTAAAATAATATCTTATAAGAAAATTATTAAGCTTCAAAAAGCAGAAAGAGATTTTCACAGAAAACTTCTTAAGAAATACAAAGAAAGAAGAAACAGAAATAAATAA
- a CDS encoding nicotinate-nucleotide adenylyltransferase, translated as MAISLKGDQEISSAPTTKSKALRINLNSDIYGTFAEIGAGQETARNFFRSGAASGTIAKAMSAYDKDFSDAIYGMEEDKRYVSQPRLQRMLGHEIDLMEDRLSRQKHPDKLFFSYANTVTTIDFARKFKGHGWVGIRFQLDPLEGYNEIILHLRFKETDARLQQETLGILGVNLIYGAFYLNDNPKELVKSFYHNLNDDQLEIDMINFSGPRFMYVDNRLMSLQLLKNKMTNAVMFGSDGNNLLPAQVLYKKNILALRGSFRPVTKVNMEMYKKSKKLFLAENKVKEENTQVIFEITLSNLTSEGKINERDFLDRAELLCSLGQNVMITNFQQYFKLVEYFSEFTKERMGLAMGVNNLIQIFDEKYYRNLSGGILEAFGKLFYRDLKVYMYPYHDQESGEYINSENLKVHPRMKELYKFFKNNGKLVDIDDFDKEILDIFSRKVLKMIVNGEEGWEEMLPEGISETIKQKRLFGYSRSRVKK; from the coding sequence ATGGCAATTTCTTTAAAAGGAGATCAAGAGATTAGTAGTGCACCAACTACTAAAAGTAAGGCACTTAGAATTAATTTAAATTCAGATATTTACGGAACGTTTGCAGAAATTGGCGCAGGTCAAGAAACAGCGCGTAATTTCTTTAGATCTGGTGCTGCTTCTGGTACAATTGCAAAAGCAATGAGTGCGTATGATAAAGATTTTTCTGATGCTATTTATGGCATGGAAGAAGATAAACGTTACGTGTCACAACCGCGTTTACAAAGAATGCTAGGTCATGAAATAGATTTGATGGAAGATCGTTTAAGCCGTCAAAAACATCCAGATAAATTATTTTTTAGTTACGCAAATACAGTAACAACCATAGATTTTGCTAGAAAATTTAAAGGACATGGCTGGGTTGGTATCCGTTTTCAATTAGATCCTTTAGAAGGCTATAATGAAATTATTTTACATCTTAGGTTTAAAGAAACAGACGCTCGTTTACAGCAAGAAACTCTAGGTATTTTAGGAGTAAACTTAATTTATGGTGCTTTTTATTTAAATGATAATCCTAAAGAACTTGTAAAATCTTTTTATCATAATTTAAATGATGACCAATTAGAAATTGATATGATTAATTTCTCCGGACCTCGTTTTATGTATGTAGACAACCGTTTAATGAGTTTACAATTACTTAAAAACAAAATGACAAATGCAGTAATGTTTGGTTCTGATGGCAACAACTTATTACCTGCACAAGTTTTATACAAAAAGAACATTTTAGCTTTACGTGGTAGCTTTAGACCTGTTACGAAAGTGAATATGGAGATGTATAAAAAATCCAAAAAACTCTTTCTAGCAGAAAATAAAGTAAAGGAAGAAAATACTCAAGTTATTTTTGAAATAACATTAAGTAACTTGACTTCTGAAGGTAAAATTAATGAACGAGATTTTCTTGACAGAGCAGAATTACTTTGTTCTCTTGGACAAAATGTAATGATCACTAATTTTCAGCAATACTTTAAATTAGTAGAATATTTTAGTGAATTTACAAAAGAAAGAATGGGATTAGCAATGGGAGTTAATAACCTTATTCAAATTTTTGACGAAAAATACTACCGTAATTTAAGTGGTGGTATTTTAGAAGCTTTTGGAAAACTTTTCTATAGAGACTTAAAAGTTTATATGTATCCATATCACGACCAAGAATCTGGAGAATATATTAACAGTGAAAACCTTAAAGTTCATCCAAGAATGAAAGAACTGTATAAGTTCTTTAAAAATAACGGAAAGCTTGTAGACATTGATGATTTTGATAAAGAAATTTTAGATATTTTTTCTAGAAAAGTCTTGAAAATGATCGTGAACGGAGAAGAAGGTTGGGAAGAAATGTTGCCAGAAGGGATTTCTGAAACAATAAAACAAAAAAGATTATTTGGGTATTCAAGATCTAGAGTAAAAAAATAA
- a CDS encoding HAD family hydrolase, whose product MYKDIKVISFDADDTLWVNETYFREAEGKFAKLLSKYETENKIDQELFKTEIKNLSLYGYGVKGFVLSMVESALELSNNKIPQDKIEAILNIGKEMLDKPIELLEGVEEVLQSLQGKYKLILATKGDLLDQERKLEKSNLLQYFHHIEVMSDKKPKDYKKLIKHLDIKPSELLMIGNSLKSDVLPLVKVGASAIHVPFHTTWAHEEVSNDQESTTEYKTVINIKEVLTLF is encoded by the coding sequence ATGTATAAAGATATAAAAGTAATTTCTTTTGATGCTGATGACACTCTTTGGGTGAATGAAACGTACTTTAGAGAAGCAGAAGGCAAATTTGCAAAACTACTTTCTAAATATGAAACAGAAAACAAAATAGATCAAGAGCTTTTTAAGACGGAAATAAAGAACCTTTCTTTGTATGGCTATGGAGTTAAGGGTTTTGTGCTTTCTATGGTAGAAAGTGCTTTAGAATTATCTAATAATAAAATACCTCAAGATAAAATTGAAGCCATTTTAAACATTGGTAAAGAGATGTTAGATAAGCCCATTGAATTGTTAGAAGGAGTAGAAGAAGTTTTACAATCTTTACAAGGAAAATATAAATTAATTTTAGCAACAAAAGGCGATTTATTAGATCAAGAAAGAAAGTTAGAAAAATCTAATTTGTTACAATATTTTCATCATATAGAAGTGATGAGCGATAAAAAACCAAAAGATTACAAAAAACTAATAAAGCATTTAGATATAAAACCTTCAGAACTTTTAATGATTGGTAATTCTTTAAAATCAGATGTTTTGCCGCTTGTTAAGGTAGGAGCTTCTGCAATTCATGTTCCTTTTCATACAACTTGGGCACATGAAGAAGTCTCAAATGACCAAGAATCTACTACAGAATATAAAACAGTTATAAATATAAAAGAAGTTTTAACGCTTTTTTAA
- a CDS encoding peptidylprolyl isomerase: MKNYHIIFLLLLLTSFYQCDNNKKPTQKSVVLSKEKKVKKEVITKAWDSLNRHNTEAFLTEYGKQNTENKVIIKTDFGDIKIRLYNDTPVHRANFIFLTKINYFNTTVFYRIAKNFVLQGGNSDEMYTMKQRRKYGNYLMKPEFRKNRKHKYGALAAARQWEKNPDKLSSPFEFYIVQKRSGAHHLDGEHTVFGEVISGFSVMDKMSKVKVGVDEWPVDDVKMKVAIIE; encoded by the coding sequence ATGAAAAACTACCATATAATATTCCTTTTACTTCTTTTAACCTCATTTTATCAATGTGATAACAATAAAAAACCAACACAAAAATCAGTTGTTTTAAGTAAAGAAAAGAAAGTAAAAAAGGAAGTAATCACAAAAGCTTGGGACAGTTTAAACAGACATAACACAGAAGCTTTTCTTACTGAATATGGCAAACAAAACACGGAAAATAAAGTAATTATCAAGACCGATTTTGGCGATATTAAAATCCGTTTATATAATGATACTCCAGTGCATAGAGCTAATTTTATTTTCTTAACAAAAATCAATTATTTTAATACGACCGTGTTTTACAGAATTGCTAAAAACTTTGTACTTCAAGGAGGAAATTCTGATGAAATGTATACGATGAAGCAACGAAGAAAATATGGTAATTATTTAATGAAACCTGAGTTCAGAAAAAACAGAAAACATAAATACGGCGCTTTGGCAGCTGCCAGACAATGGGAAAAAAACCCTGATAAATTATCTAGTCCATTTGAGTTTTACATTGTTCAAAAAAGAAGTGGCGCGCATCATTTAGATGGAGAACACACTGTTTTTGGTGAAGTAATTTCTGGTTTTTCTGTAATGGATAAAATGTCTAAAGTAAAAGTTGGTGTAGATGAATGGCCTGTTGATGATGTGAAAATGAAAGTAGCAATCATTGAATAA
- a CDS encoding peptide chain release factor 3, translating to MSFLEEIKRRRTFGIISHPDAGKTTLTEKLLLFGGAIQEAGAVKNNKIKKGATSDFMEIERQRGISVATSVLAFIYKDKKINILDTPGHKDFAEDTFRTLTAVDSVIVVIDVAKGVEPQTEKLVEVCRMRSIPMLVFINKLDREGKDAFDLLDEVEQKLGLRVTPMSFPIGMGYDFKGIYNIWEKKLNLFSGDNKTSISEGLEFDDLSNPELDKIIGEKAAETLREDIELIEEVYPDFNREEYLEGKLQPVFFGSALNNFGVKELLDAFIEIAPSPQPKKAEERLVDSKEEKLTGFVFKIHANMDPKHRDRLAFIKIVSGVFRRNAPYLHVRNGKKVKFSSPNAFFAEKKEIVEESFPGDIVGIHDTGNFKIGDTLTEGEILNFKGIPSFSPEHFRYVNNADPMKSKQLYKGLDQLMDEGVAQLFTMDMNGRKIIGTVGALQYEVIQYRLEHEYGAKCTYENIAVHKACWVEPEDIKNDEFKEFKRVKQRYLAKDKQGQLVFLADSSFTIQMTQSKYPSVKLHFVSEFKN from the coding sequence ATGAGCTTTTTAGAGGAAATTAAACGCAGAAGAACTTTTGGTATTATATCGCATCCAGATGCAGGTAAAACAACTTTAACAGAAAAGTTATTACTTTTTGGTGGTGCAATTCAAGAAGCAGGTGCTGTAAAAAATAATAAAATTAAGAAAGGTGCAACTTCCGATTTTATGGAAATTGAGCGTCAGCGTGGTATTTCTGTTGCCACTTCTGTGTTAGCTTTTATCTACAAAGACAAAAAAATAAATATTCTAGACACTCCAGGTCACAAAGATTTTGCGGAAGATACTTTTAGAACTTTAACTGCTGTAGACAGTGTTATTGTAGTAATTGATGTTGCAAAAGGTGTTGAACCTCAAACAGAAAAACTGGTTGAAGTTTGTAGAATGCGTAGTATTCCGATGTTAGTTTTTATCAATAAATTAGATAGAGAAGGAAAAGATGCTTTTGATTTATTAGATGAAGTAGAACAAAAACTAGGGTTGCGTGTTACACCAATGAGTTTTCCTATTGGAATGGGATATGATTTTAAAGGAATCTATAATATTTGGGAGAAAAAATTAAACCTTTTCTCTGGCGATAATAAAACTTCAATTTCTGAAGGGCTAGAATTTGATGACTTATCAAACCCAGAATTAGATAAAATTATAGGAGAAAAGGCTGCTGAAACATTAAGAGAAGATATAGAATTAATTGAAGAAGTCTATCCAGATTTTAATAGAGAAGAATATTTAGAAGGAAAACTACAACCTGTATTTTTTGGTTCTGCCTTAAATAATTTCGGAGTAAAAGAATTATTAGATGCATTTATAGAAATTGCGCCTTCCCCTCAACCTAAAAAAGCTGAAGAACGTTTAGTAGATTCTAAAGAAGAAAAATTAACAGGTTTTGTCTTTAAAATCCATGCAAATATGGATCCTAAACACAGAGATAGATTAGCATTTATAAAAATTGTTTCTGGTGTATTTAGAAGAAATGCTCCTTACTTGCATGTAAGAAACGGTAAAAAAGTAAAGTTTTCTAGTCCAAATGCATTTTTTGCAGAGAAAAAAGAAATTGTAGAAGAATCTTTTCCAGGAGATATTGTAGGAATACATGATACTGGTAACTTTAAAATTGGAGACACATTAACAGAAGGAGAAATTTTAAACTTTAAAGGAATTCCAAGTTTTTCTCCAGAACATTTCCGTTATGTAAATAATGCAGATCCAATGAAATCTAAACAATTATACAAAGGTTTAGACCAATTGATGGATGAAGGTGTTGCCCAATTATTTACAATGGACATGAATGGACGTAAAATTATTGGAACTGTTGGAGCACTACAATACGAAGTAATTCAATACCGTTTAGAACATGAATATGGTGCAAAATGTACGTATGAAAACATTGCTGTACACAAAGCTTGTTGGGTTGAACCAGAAGATATTAAAAATGATGAATTCAAAGAATTTAAACGCGTAAAACAACGTTATTTAGCAAAGGACAAACAAGGTCAATTGGTCTTTTTAGCAGACTCTTCATTTACAATTCAAATGACTCAGAGTAAATACCCATCAGTAAAACTACATTTTGTAAGTGAGTTTAAAAACTAA
- a CDS encoding TlpA disulfide reductase family protein: MKKAFFFSLLILIFSCKDSGKKVNKNENTIKNISSLVDLDGNTYNTSKLIGKKVLINYWATWCAPCRKEMPNLLEAQKILAKENYVFLLVSDESLELISDFKKTTNYNFTFLKSTAFNASLGIYALPTTFIYNEKGEKVEQIIGAVTWDSEEMITKLKEL, translated from the coding sequence ATGAAAAAAGCATTTTTTTTTAGTTTATTAATCCTAATTTTTAGTTGTAAAGACTCAGGGAAGAAGGTTAATAAAAATGAAAACACGATAAAAAACATCTCTAGTCTTGTTGATTTGGATGGGAATACATATAATACGTCAAAACTAATAGGCAAAAAAGTATTAATAAATTATTGGGCTACATGGTGTGCACCTTGTAGGAAAGAAATGCCTAATTTATTAGAAGCTCAAAAAATATTAGCTAAAGAAAATTATGTTTTTTTATTAGTTTCTGATGAATCTTTAGAATTGATTTCTGATTTTAAAAAAACTACAAATTATAATTTTACATTTTTGAAGTCAACAGCATTTAATGCCTCCTTAGGTATTTATGCTTTACCAACTACATTTATTTATAATGAAAAAGGAGAAAAAGTAGAGCAGATTATAGGTGCAGTAACTTGGGACTCTGAAGAAATGATTACAAAACTTAAAGAACTTTAA
- a CDS encoding MBL fold metallo-hydrolase — MNIEETKIKITFLGTGTSQGIPMIASNHPVCLSKDLKDKRLRSSILISLNGLNYVIDCGPDFRQQMLRENVHSLNGVLFTHEHADHTAGLDDLRPFCYQIGEMPIYLNKKTLLSLEERFQYIFSKENRYPGAPSVKPILVDTASFFINEREVMPIRISHGNLPITGYRIQNFAYLTDVKTVEKEEKEKLKNLDVLIVNALRIEEHPTHFNLQEALDFVKELKPKRTYFTHISHKLGFHAAVSNQLPENVFLAFDGLKIEV, encoded by the coding sequence ATGAATATAGAAGAGACAAAAATTAAGATTACTTTTTTAGGTACAGGAACTTCTCAAGGCATTCCTATGATTGCAAGTAATCACCCTGTTTGTTTATCTAAAGATTTAAAAGATAAACGTCTTCGTTCTTCTATTTTAATATCATTAAATGGTTTAAATTATGTAATTGATTGTGGGCCCGATTTTAGACAGCAAATGTTACGTGAAAATGTACATTCTTTAAATGGTGTTTTATTTACACATGAACATGCAGATCATACTGCTGGTTTAGATGATTTACGTCCTTTTTGTTATCAAATAGGAGAGATGCCAATTTATTTAAATAAAAAAACGTTGTTAAGTTTAGAAGAACGGTTTCAATATATTTTTTCAAAAGAGAATAGATATCCTGGTGCACCAAGTGTAAAGCCGATTTTGGTTGACACAGCTTCTTTTTTTATCAATGAAAGAGAAGTAATGCCTATTCGTATTTCACATGGTAATTTACCAATTACGGGATACAGAATTCAAAATTTTGCTTATTTAACAGATGTTAAAACTGTTGAAAAAGAAGAAAAGGAAAAACTAAAAAACTTAGATGTTTTAATTGTAAATGCACTTAGAATAGAGGAACATCCTACACATTTTAATCTTCAAGAAGCATTAGATTTTGTGAAAGAGTTAAAACCCAAAAGAACGTATTTTACCCACATAAGTCATAAGTTAGGTTTTCATGCAGCTGTTTCTAATCAATTACCAGAAAATGTATTTTTAGCATTTGATGGTTTAAAAATTGAAGTATAG
- a CDS encoding type I phosphomannose isomerase catalytic subunit: MNQLLKFEPILKDKIWGGEKLATLLNKKSDRKDIGESWEISDVEGDTSIVSNGKLAGKDLKQLILDYRSDLVGEKIYKHFGEKFPLLIKFIDAKEALSIQLHPHDDLAKKRHNSFGKTEMWYVMQADEKANLIVGFQKEVTSEEYIKHLENKKLIDILNVDEVEKGDVYFIPTGRVHAIGAGVLLAEIQQTSDITYRIYDWDRPNPDGTFRDLHTEEAIDAIDYSAKENYKTAYSKTENTSSEIVSCPYFTTNVLPIKGEISINHSDKDSFVIYLCVEGSVVFKYNNQSEKLEMGETILVPACIKDISISSEGKSELLEVYIK, encoded by the coding sequence ATGAATCAATTATTAAAATTTGAACCAATTTTAAAAGATAAAATTTGGGGTGGAGAAAAATTAGCTACTTTATTAAACAAAAAATCGGATAGAAAGGATATTGGAGAAAGTTGGGAGATTTCTGATGTTGAAGGAGATACGTCAATAGTTTCTAATGGTAAATTAGCTGGTAAAGATTTAAAGCAATTAATTTTAGATTATAGAAGTGATTTAGTAGGAGAAAAAATCTACAAACATTTTGGTGAGAAGTTTCCACTTTTAATCAAATTTATTGATGCAAAAGAAGCATTAAGTATACAGTTACATCCGCATGATGATTTGGCTAAAAAACGTCATAACTCTTTTGGAAAAACAGAAATGTGGTATGTAATGCAAGCTGATGAAAAAGCAAATTTAATTGTTGGTTTTCAGAAAGAAGTTACTTCAGAAGAATATATTAAGCACTTAGAAAATAAAAAGTTAATTGATATTTTAAATGTTGATGAAGTAGAAAAAGGAGATGTTTATTTTATTCCTACAGGTAGAGTTCATGCAATTGGAGCAGGAGTTTTGTTGGCAGAAATTCAGCAAACATCAGATATTACTTATAGAATTTATGATTGGGACAGACCAAACCCAGATGGAACCTTTAGAGATTTACATACAGAAGAAGCAATTGATGCAATAGATTATTCTGCAAAAGAAAATTATAAAACAGCCTATTCTAAAACGGAAAATACATCTTCAGAAATTGTTTCTTGTCCGTATTTTACAACCAATGTTCTGCCAATAAAAGGTGAAATATCTATAAATCACTCAGACAAAGATAGTTTTGTGATTTATTTGTGTGTAGAAGGCAGTGTCGTATTTAAGTACAACAATCAATCAGAAAAATTAGAGATGGGAGAAACTATTTTAGTTCCTGCTTGTATTAAAGATATTTCTATTTCTTCAGAAGGAAAATCAGAATTATTAGAAGTTTACATTAAATAA
- a CDS encoding sialidase, whose translation MKNFSVLVLVLLIISCAKKEIIVSEIPFEFGINNAEPNLVEQDGMLSLSWVNSIRGEKATLLYSQLENDTWKKPTTITSGADWFVNWADFPANATNGDVLLTSHLQKSASGTYTYDVVLNLRKLNGEIIKENFLLNTDGMKAEHGFVSIIPNLKEGFFVTWLDGRKTVMDMKVSHHKAMTIRTAEVSKEGTIFNETQVDGRTCDCCQTSITVTENGPLIVYRDRSNTEIRDIYYSEQINGIWNEPKPVFNDNWKINGCPVNGPKVVAKNKTIAVAWFTAAEGDPKVKIAFSTGAKANFKAPIILNDVDAIGRVDVAFINEEEVLVTYIETDETTTYLRCKKVSLSGETSKAFTISEIDSSRSTGVPQLEIIENVAYVVWTISVNKKQQIKSVKFQLEGI comes from the coding sequence ATGAAGAATTTTAGTGTATTAGTTTTAGTGCTATTAATTATTAGTTGCGCAAAAAAAGAAATTATTGTAAGTGAAATTCCTTTTGAATTTGGAATTAATAATGCTGAGCCAAACTTAGTTGAACAAGACGGTATGTTGTCTCTTTCTTGGGTGAATTCTATTAGAGGAGAAAAAGCAACTTTATTATACAGTCAATTAGAAAATGATACTTGGAAGAAGCCAACTACTATAACATCAGGCGCTGATTGGTTTGTAAATTGGGCAGATTTTCCAGCAAATGCTACTAATGGAGATGTTTTATTAACAAGTCATTTGCAAAAGTCAGCTTCAGGAACATACACCTATGATGTTGTTCTTAATCTTCGTAAACTGAATGGAGAAATCATCAAAGAGAATTTTTTATTGAATACTGATGGAATGAAAGCGGAACATGGTTTTGTTAGTATTATTCCAAATTTAAAAGAGGGTTTTTTTGTTACTTGGTTGGATGGTAGAAAAACAGTGATGGACATGAAAGTAAGTCATCACAAAGCAATGACTATTAGAACTGCAGAAGTTTCAAAAGAAGGAACAATTTTTAATGAAACACAAGTGGATGGTAGAACTTGTGACTGTTGTCAAACATCAATAACTGTAACAGAAAACGGGCCATTAATTGTATACAGGGATCGAAGTAATACAGAAATAAGAGACATTTATTATTCAGAGCAAATTAATGGAATTTGGAACGAACCCAAACCTGTTTTTAATGATAATTGGAAAATCAATGGTTGTCCGGTAAACGGACCAAAAGTTGTTGCAAAAAATAAAACAATCGCTGTAGCTTGGTTTACAGCTGCTGAAGGAGACCCGAAAGTAAAAATCGCTTTTTCTACAGGTGCTAAAGCGAATTTTAAGGCCCCAATAATCCTAAATGATGTAGATGCAATTGGTAGAGTAGATGTTGCGTTTATAAATGAAGAAGAAGTTTTAGTTACTTATATAGAAACAGATGAAACAACTACATATTTAAGATGTAAAAAAGTTTCTTTATCAGGTGAAACCTCTAAAGCTTTTACCATTTCAGAAATAGATTCTAGTAGAAGTACAGGTGTTCCTCAATTAGAAATTATAGAAAATGTAGCCTATGTAGTTTGGACCATTTCTGTGAATAAAAAGCAACAAATAAAATCGGTAAAATTTCAATTAGAAGGAATTTAA
- a CDS encoding RNA polymerase sigma factor has protein sequence MTDEIILIEELKNVQTREKAFRKLISTYKERLYWHIRKIVISHDDADDVLQNTFIKVFKNIDKFKQNSKLYSWMYRIATNEAITFINKRAKERNIDISELQQELVSNLESDAWFSGDEIQIILQKAIATLPQKQQLVFNMKYFDALKYNQMSEILETSVGALKASYFHAVKKIEKYIKTTVN, from the coding sequence TTGACAGATGAAATAATTTTAATAGAAGAGCTTAAAAATGTTCAAACTAGAGAAAAAGCGTTTCGGAAATTAATTTCGACATATAAAGAACGTTTATATTGGCACATCCGTAAAATTGTGATTTCTCATGATGATGCAGATGATGTTTTACAGAACACTTTTATTAAAGTTTTTAAAAATATTGATAAATTCAAACAAAATAGCAAGCTCTATTCTTGGATGTACAGAATCGCTACAAATGAAGCTATTACTTTTATCAATAAAAGAGCAAAAGAAAGAAATATTGATATTTCTGAGCTACAACAAGAATTGGTTTCAAATTTAGAAAGTGATGCTTGGTTTTCTGGAGATGAAATTCAGATTATTCTACAAAAAGCGATTGCAACCTTACCTCAGAAACAACAACTTGTTTTTAATATGAAATATTTTGATGCGTTAAAATATAATCAAATGTCAGAGATATTAGAAACTTCTGTTGGAGCATTAAAAGCATCTTACTTTCATGCTGTAAAAAAGATAGAAAAATATATTAAGACAACAGTAAATTAA